The following coding sequences lie in one Amycolatopsis cihanbeyliensis genomic window:
- a CDS encoding DNRLRE domain-containing protein, whose amino-acid sequence MAITFLLALVFGALPASVPFDGDSTTETQEQQAEGPPTRVRELTDRRTAAMRLFELSNGQVEAEVSARPRHYRDGEGGWQPIDTTVRESGQDGYRFANDTNAFASSFGDSTDRLARFELDGTLVELGLAGPQRAIRPEVERNSVTYPETFAGADLNYQVTPSALKERIILDRPPREPTYRFTLRTKGVRARSLPDGSIGFFRTANPEGPPLYVMPPPFMNDSRDDPKSPHGKVWSDKVSQTVERNGSETTIVVHADRQWLAAPQRQYPVVIDPTIRIEPTSDSGQDAQIWSDTPDRNDGSRYELSVGTDPFGAARSLVKFDMSVVPAGTQLDSAKLRLYYDSELHTGANNNTMETRRVTRAWSSGTVTWNNASTHFAEAGLSTAVKRAGVAGVWNEWDVRNIAQSWVSGSVANHGLMVKETNEALSRGGAIYHGAEFDYNGDTGSFPNLVLTYGQPGAVLDDITKTYATGAELTWSPYTDPDSGNPDDDIVEYQIHRSVSQVYNPSAATLVTSVGPGARRFVDTTAQPTPEDAPDLGWNAYYYMVAVKTRDGRVIPGATQMTRTPKAGQVRQVFRGGSDTTLSSNRPTTNLDSIGGQPWLSVGNNSGTYGRTRALVKFDGVTEIPRGTQIVDADLSIWGFYSNGAGATLDGHVLTRPFVETQATWNRASEGTAWSTPGGDIAPRADFVSGITDRSTWHIWEDAGMVQGWVDNPASNHGFQVKLRDEGGAQQRVLFHSDEAGEPMLRPRLGVSYIGTPPAPPAAPVVSSSDYPDDGQPHGRPGQEGDFTFRPGDGKPVGKFVYQLDSDASPTEVPATGEVSVRLTPTASGTRTLTVRAVDDTGVSSTATTYTFVVAEESEHRRPRNDFDGDGRDDIVTFLRGADPRVYVSLSDGGRFVQDGWKWHDQFAAGDEIPLSGDFDGDGKTDVATFYRGADPKVYVALSDGTAFTSTGAAWHDHFAAGAEIPQVGDFNGDGKDDIATFTRGDGGDVYVALSDGTRFSPATQKWHDSFAFGTEMPAVGDLNGDGKDDIAAFTGGAAADVFVSLSDGSTFVQNGWKWHDNLAPDATKAGLGDVDGDNSDDVVYFDAGQVTVATSNGDSLGSARQWHGDFAPGTQLPGIGDFSGDGKADIVAFTRGSDAKVKVATSDGSRFVAAATWHERFAVGTELPRPSLFPAGEGTPPPVAPAPPLVSSVDYPADGQPHGGPGRPGEFTIAPGSGAPVGKYVYQLDTDASPTEVAATGEVSVTLTPTEVGQRTLTVRAVSPGGLSSDPATYTFVVAAPAQPPEPPAVSSTDYPDDGQPHGEPGQEGTFTFAPTGEIPVTGYRWRLDDGGASDVPGSGEVQVRVTPPTPGRHTLTVQALGAEGTVSTETSYAFVVADPPAGGPGAPRVLSLDYPSGGAPSGAPGQEGTFTFAPTGSTAIAGYRWQLNDGPTTDVEGTGKKLVQITPTRAGAQTLTVWAFTGDSEVSAPTTYLFEVASLPPPDAPTVFSTDYPDDGQPHGDAGQEGAFTFRPNGTTAISGYRWKLDDGPTTDVPGTGDVTVRITPPTGGTHTLVVWALGSAGTASVPVSYTFLVAGAAPTPATPLVSSTDYPADGKLHGSLGAAGEFTLRTQGEVAADAFRYQLDTDAEPTEVPADTGTATVSLTPVQSGQRTLTVWAKVSSTGVLSAPARYTFAVGAPAGPRDYFYDAAGQLAGVTNDSGEVAAYRYDAAGNLVRTERYTSDTASIFALVPTRGPVGGTVQISGTGFAPEPSGNEVTFDGIPAEVTAATPNRLTVVVPEGTSAGAVRVSAGGKEVESREVFEVTPAIAEPVITGVSADRGNSGDTVTITGTGFDPDPARNVVLFHQTAARVERAGPASLTVEVPAAAASGRITVRTAGGSATSSADFLVAPRGFVIDELVYGGRLELGEPVDVDIPAGKAAVLLIDGKAGEQVHLDLENNTVPVRSAMWMFTPYGGDFARRTMGDPLDLWAGSTLRQDLPVFGADGTYSIVLAPNDEESGSVRVTASHELTGDQLTRDGTGVPFTVASAQQATEMPFTATAGEWLSLGLTDLSMPGHTFSVTVTDPDGSTFTWEHSLTQYTPTMVFLPEQTGTHTLSVTFGPGQLGFGKVWLSRVIEAGELAVDGPGVLMRINRPGQSVRMPFTGSAGTPLRFASTENTLRENGRPGYPTGILVEPDGNQVELRTGTQEIRHIPVRKDGEHNLFMSGWEAVGTAKGYLTTETEAGDLPINATTEVTIDRPGRAAWFDYDGVEGRPLRLVTHDKSLPGALNVKVYRGSNGRLVASSRDGDLDIDALPETGTYRIHLAPEYATTGTARIAASEPLDLGSIAIDGPVLNPSATVPGQRLTGTFTAQTGQRLSLGFSSTDFPFLKPKIVKPDGENLGYYLSLHVADGNGLDLELPDTGEYRILLEPQTGSAGPAAGALSVALSGEADGGEVEIGGPAQTITIDRIAQNGKVTFDGTAGEVLQVEITRNFPDNLGAYYSLVAPDETIDPDHWWMSFDRFKLPELTQTGTHTLVFDPDGAVTGSMTVALSRTNTPAAAAGQQRIDPAEPVTQDCPAAERAPERAKPAAAPQGSAPAPPPQEPEFEQQRDSSCTPAGGWRPDAANLDGVDWETRYDPKPTRDRPVQVPAGFTGVVGKVQSTAGRPLAGVTVGVDDNRVTTDAEGKFALADLPGDHVALRVDGRTASNTGGRTFGSFDIGVDIEPGQVLVLPYTVFLPEIDTAATVRVPSPTTKETVLTTKDIPGLEVRLPAGTVVRDSDGNVARELSLTPIPVDRPPFPLPPTKVPVYFTVQPGGGYLFPEGATIVYPNYTKEAPGTRTQFWNYDPDGKGWHVYGHGTVSPDGTQIVPDDDVKFYRLTGAMTAVPGRNPPPSAPKPNGTRVGDPVDPATGLLVDEAVDMVVDDIMPIEIKRTYQQGDVDVREFGVGTNFDYGVFPWSPGEIGNFDFQQFDLVRSDGSRIHYQRTSPGKDYAGAVFEADPTPTKFHGSTVRWVDSGWEVELRDGTVMFLGEEAPLQEIRDKYGNTTTITRAPAPPGTDGKVRANGPITQITSPSGRWVRFSYDEANPPRVKSIEDNLGRRVSYTYEATGHLKTVTDVRGGVTRYTWNDEGLLESITDPRGTRYLLNEYDEKGRVQRQTDAHGEVTTFDYVESGDAIVETKVTDPRGNVRRFTFNEHGSVLTDTKAFGTERAATTSYEYEDNGVRRTAVTDPLGRRTTLAYDENGFVRETTVLVGTPQARTKKWERNGPHAELTKYTDSYGKDTVYDLDGRGAVESVTDPENRTTTYETNAKGLVTKTTDPAGGSTTVEYAGSDPVRVTDPLGRVTETGFDVLGRPVTGTDPRRAVTETGYTAASEVASVTDPLGRTISYAYDPNGNRSKVTGPRGGQTVFGYDLMDRLEKVTDPLGKSETASYDANGNLTKRTSRRGVVTEHDYDELDRRVESRFGTESSTTFGYDLGNRLVRTEDSAAGVATTEYDGLDRVTAETTTHGGVTYEYDTAARGRTMTVPGRDPVRHVYDATGALSQVRQGDTTVTTVSRDAAGRPLRVGAPGEGVSQSYAYDDAGQVTSISYRSGDAVLGELSYAYDPAGQPVRTGGSYSRAMLPEPFGPATYDKANRVRTIGATPVSHDADGNLISDGTSTYTWDARGRLAGLTGQGTEASFSYAADGRRQGRTVNGVTTNYLYDGVNPVQEKVDGAVTATTLSAGVDRFLLRESGGDTRRYLTDGLGSTLGLVDGTGSGASYTYEPFGRTYGEGDDGGNPYRYAGREDDGTGLYYNRARYYSPVLQRFLSEDPIGFDGGINLYAYAANQPTTLTDPYGEKPKSSYVDGRLPDYGQTSLYARYNPVTGEIYKWGISKNPIGRYPARDYGDGSRMQIIKNFDSRKDALAAERYLTERWPGPQNFERHAGAVPTTRDWQSGVRDVQRGGSYRF is encoded by the coding sequence TTGGCCATCACCTTCCTGCTCGCACTGGTTTTCGGCGCACTGCCGGCTTCGGTGCCGTTCGACGGTGACTCGACTACCGAAACCCAGGAGCAGCAAGCCGAAGGGCCACCCACACGGGTGCGTGAGCTCACCGACCGGCGCACGGCCGCGATGCGCCTGTTCGAACTGTCCAACGGCCAGGTCGAGGCGGAGGTATCCGCCCGGCCCCGGCACTACCGGGACGGCGAAGGCGGCTGGCAGCCGATCGACACCACCGTGCGCGAGAGCGGCCAGGACGGCTACCGGTTCGCCAATGACACCAACGCATTCGCCAGCTCGTTCGGGGACAGCACGGACCGGCTGGCGCGGTTCGAACTGGACGGCACCCTGGTCGAGCTCGGGCTCGCGGGCCCGCAGCGGGCGATCCGGCCGGAGGTCGAGCGTAACTCCGTCACCTATCCGGAAACCTTTGCCGGTGCCGACCTGAACTACCAGGTCACGCCGAGCGCGCTGAAAGAGCGGATTATCCTCGATCGGCCACCGCGGGAGCCGACCTACCGCTTCACGCTGCGCACCAAAGGGGTACGCGCACGTTCCCTTCCGGACGGCTCCATCGGGTTCTTCCGGACCGCGAACCCGGAGGGGCCTCCGCTTTACGTGATGCCGCCGCCGTTCATGAACGACTCCCGGGATGACCCGAAGTCGCCACACGGAAAGGTGTGGAGTGACAAGGTTTCCCAGACCGTGGAGCGGAACGGCTCGGAAACCACCATCGTGGTGCACGCCGACCGGCAGTGGCTCGCCGCTCCGCAGCGGCAGTATCCGGTGGTGATCGACCCGACGATCCGGATCGAGCCGACCTCGGACTCGGGGCAGGACGCCCAGATCTGGTCGGACACCCCGGACCGTAACGACGGTTCACGATACGAGCTCTCGGTCGGGACCGACCCCTTCGGTGCCGCGCGCAGCCTGGTGAAGTTCGACATGTCGGTGGTGCCGGCGGGAACCCAGCTGGACTCGGCGAAACTCCGGCTCTACTACGACAGCGAGCTGCACACCGGTGCGAACAACAACACCATGGAAACGCGCAGGGTGACCAGGGCCTGGTCCTCGGGCACGGTCACCTGGAACAACGCCAGCACGCACTTCGCCGAGGCCGGATTGAGCACGGCGGTGAAGCGGGCAGGCGTCGCCGGTGTCTGGAACGAGTGGGACGTCCGCAACATCGCCCAGTCCTGGGTTTCCGGCTCGGTGGCCAATCACGGGCTGATGGTCAAGGAGACCAACGAGGCACTGAGCCGCGGCGGCGCGATCTACCACGGCGCGGAGTTCGACTACAACGGGGACACCGGCAGCTTTCCCAACCTGGTGCTGACCTACGGCCAGCCCGGCGCGGTGCTGGACGACATCACCAAGACCTACGCCACCGGTGCCGAACTGACCTGGTCGCCATACACCGATCCGGACTCCGGTAACCCGGACGACGATATCGTCGAGTACCAGATCCACCGCTCGGTGTCCCAGGTCTACAACCCTTCGGCGGCAACACTGGTCACCTCGGTCGGGCCGGGGGCGCGAAGGTTCGTCGACACCACCGCGCAGCCGACTCCGGAGGACGCGCCGGATCTCGGCTGGAACGCCTACTACTACATGGTCGCGGTCAAGACCAGGGACGGGCGGGTCATTCCCGGCGCCACGCAGATGACCCGCACGCCGAAGGCGGGCCAGGTGCGGCAGGTCTTCCGTGGCGGCAGTGACACCACCCTGTCCTCGAACCGACCGACCACGAACCTGGATTCGATTGGCGGTCAGCCATGGCTTTCCGTCGGTAACAACAGCGGAACCTACGGCCGGACCAGGGCGCTGGTAAAGTTCGACGGCGTCACCGAGATCCCACGGGGCACCCAGATCGTGGACGCCGACCTCTCGATCTGGGGCTTCTACTCCAACGGCGCTGGTGCCACCCTGGACGGTCACGTGCTGACCAGGCCGTTCGTGGAGACCCAGGCCACCTGGAACCGCGCGTCCGAGGGGACGGCGTGGAGCACGCCGGGCGGTGACATCGCGCCACGGGCCGACTTCGTCTCCGGCATCACCGACCGGTCGACATGGCACATCTGGGAAGACGCGGGCATGGTGCAGGGCTGGGTGGACAACCCGGCCAGCAACCACGGCTTCCAGGTCAAGCTGCGCGACGAGGGCGGCGCGCAGCAGCGCGTGCTGTTCCATTCCGATGAGGCAGGCGAGCCGATGCTGCGGCCACGCCTGGGAGTCTCCTACATCGGCACCCCGCCCGCTCCGCCCGCCGCACCCGTGGTGTCCTCATCGGACTATCCGGACGATGGCCAACCACACGGCCGGCCGGGCCAGGAGGGTGACTTCACCTTCCGCCCCGGCGACGGGAAGCCGGTCGGCAAGTTCGTGTACCAGCTCGACTCCGACGCTTCCCCCACCGAGGTACCGGCCACCGGGGAGGTCTCGGTCCGACTCACCCCCACGGCCTCCGGCACCAGGACACTGACGGTACGCGCGGTTGACGACACCGGCGTTTCCTCCACCGCGACCACCTACACCTTCGTCGTCGCCGAGGAATCCGAGCACCGCAGGCCGCGCAACGACTTCGACGGCGACGGCCGCGACGACATCGTCACCTTCCTCCGCGGCGCCGACCCCCGGGTGTACGTGTCCCTTTCCGATGGCGGCCGTTTCGTGCAGGACGGCTGGAAATGGCACGACCAGTTCGCCGCGGGGGACGAGATCCCGCTGTCCGGCGACTTCGACGGCGACGGTAAGACGGATGTCGCAACCTTCTACCGGGGCGCCGATCCCAAGGTGTACGTGGCGCTTTCGGACGGAACGGCCTTCACCTCGACCGGGGCGGCCTGGCACGACCACTTCGCGGCGGGTGCGGAGATACCGCAGGTCGGCGACTTCAACGGGGACGGCAAAGACGATATCGCCACCTTCACCCGTGGCGACGGCGGCGACGTCTACGTGGCGCTTTCCGACGGCACCCGATTCAGCCCCGCCACCCAGAAGTGGCACGATTCCTTCGCCTTCGGCACCGAGATGCCAGCCGTCGGCGACCTGAACGGGGACGGCAAGGACGATATCGCCGCCTTCACCGGGGGAGCGGCCGCCGACGTCTTCGTGTCGCTGTCCGACGGCAGCACGTTCGTGCAGAACGGGTGGAAGTGGCACGACAATCTCGCCCCGGACGCCACCAAGGCCGGTCTCGGTGATGTGGACGGGGACAACTCCGACGACGTCGTCTACTTCGACGCCGGGCAGGTGACGGTCGCCACCTCGAACGGGGACTCCCTCGGTTCGGCTCGGCAGTGGCACGGCGACTTCGCGCCGGGCACCCAACTGCCGGGGATCGGTGACTTCAGCGGGGACGGCAAGGCCGATATCGTCGCCTTCACCCGCGGCTCCGACGCGAAGGTCAAGGTCGCCACCTCGGATGGCAGTCGGTTCGTAGCGGCGGCGACCTGGCACGAGCGCTTCGCCGTGGGCACCGAGTTGCCCCGGCCGAGCTTGTTCCCCGCTGGGGAGGGCACCCCGCCTCCGGTCGCGCCCGCACCGCCGCTGGTGTCCTCGGTGGACTACCCCGCGGACGGCCAGCCGCATGGCGGGCCGGGAAGGCCGGGCGAGTTCACCATCGCACCCGGTAGCGGGGCGCCGGTCGGCAAGTACGTGTACCAGCTGGACACCGACGCCTCCCCGACCGAGGTGGCCGCCACCGGCGAGGTCTCGGTCACCCTGACGCCCACCGAGGTGGGGCAGCGGACGTTGACCGTGCGCGCGGTCAGTCCCGGCGGGCTCAGCTCCGACCCGGCCACCTACACCTTCGTGGTCGCCGCGCCGGCGCAGCCGCCCGAGCCACCCGCGGTGTCCTCGACCGACTACCCGGACGACGGGCAGCCGCACGGTGAGCCGGGTCAGGAAGGCACCTTCACCTTCGCGCCCACCGGTGAGATCCCGGTGACCGGGTACCGGTGGCGGCTGGATGACGGCGGGGCATCGGACGTGCCCGGAAGCGGGGAGGTCCAGGTCCGGGTCACCCCGCCCACCCCGGGGCGGCACACCCTGACCGTCCAGGCCCTCGGGGCCGAGGGCACCGTGTCTACCGAGACGAGCTACGCCTTCGTGGTGGCCGACCCGCCGGCGGGCGGGCCCGGCGCGCCAAGGGTGCTCTCGCTGGACTACCCCTCGGGCGGAGCACCCTCCGGTGCGCCAGGTCAGGAGGGCACCTTCACCTTCGCGCCGACCGGATCGACGGCGATCGCGGGCTACCGCTGGCAGCTGAACGACGGCCCGACCACCGATGTGGAGGGGACCGGCAAGAAGCTGGTGCAGATCACCCCGACGCGTGCCGGCGCGCAGACGCTCACCGTGTGGGCGTTCACCGGGGACTCCGAGGTCTCGGCGCCCACCACCTACCTGTTCGAGGTGGCTTCCCTGCCGCCGCCCGACGCGCCGACCGTGTTCTCCACGGACTACCCGGACGACGGGCAGCCGCACGGCGACGCGGGCCAGGAAGGCGCCTTCACCTTCCGGCCGAACGGGACCACGGCGATCAGCGGGTACCGGTGGAAGCTGGACGATGGCCCGACGACCGACGTACCCGGCACCGGTGACGTCACCGTGCGGATCACCCCGCCGACGGGTGGCACGCACACGCTGGTGGTGTGGGCGCTCGGCAGCGCGGGCACCGCGTCCGTGCCGGTGAGCTACACCTTCCTCGTCGCGGGAGCCGCGCCGACACCGGCCACGCCGCTGGTGTCCTCCACCGACTACCCGGCGGACGGGAAACTGCACGGCAGCCTCGGTGCGGCCGGTGAGTTCACCCTGCGTACCCAGGGCGAGGTCGCGGCGGACGCCTTCCGGTACCAGCTGGACACCGACGCCGAACCCACCGAGGTGCCCGCGGACACCGGCACCGCGACCGTCAGCCTCACCCCGGTCCAGTCCGGCCAGCGCACCCTCACCGTCTGGGCCAAGGTGTCCTCGACCGGGGTGCTGTCGGCACCGGCCAGGTACACCTTCGCGGTCGGCGCGCCCGCCGGGCCACGGGACTACTTCTACGACGCGGCAGGCCAGCTGGCCGGGGTCACCAACGACTCCGGTGAGGTCGCGGCCTACCGCTACGACGCCGCGGGGAACCTGGTGCGGACCGAGCGGTACACCTCGGACACCGCCTCGATCTTCGCCCTGGTGCCGACGCGCGGACCGGTCGGCGGCACCGTCCAGATCAGCGGAACCGGGTTCGCGCCGGAGCCTTCGGGTAACGAGGTGACCTTCGACGGGATCCCGGCCGAGGTCACCGCGGCCACCCCCAACCGGCTGACCGTGGTCGTGCCAGAGGGAACCAGCGCGGGTGCCGTGCGGGTCAGCGCGGGCGGCAAGGAAGTGGAGAGCCGGGAGGTCTTCGAGGTCACCCCGGCCATCGCCGAGCCGGTCATCACCGGGGTCTCGGCCGACCGCGGCAACTCCGGCGACACCGTCACCATCACCGGCACCGGCTTCGACCCCGACCCTGCCCGCAACGTGGTGCTGTTCCACCAGACCGCGGCGAGGGTCGAGCGGGCCGGCCCGGCCAGCCTGACCGTGGAGGTACCGGCCGCGGCGGCCTCCGGCCGGATCACCGTGCGCACCGCGGGCGGTTCGGCCACCAGCTCGGCCGACTTCCTGGTGGCACCGCGCGGTTTCGTGATCGACGAGCTGGTGTACGGCGGAAGGCTGGAGCTCGGCGAACCGGTCGATGTGGACATTCCGGCCGGTAAGGCCGCGGTGCTCCTGATCGACGGCAAGGCGGGCGAGCAGGTGCACCTCGACCTGGAGAACAACACGGTCCCGGTGCGCTCGGCGATGTGGATGTTCACCCCGTACGGCGGCGACTTCGCCCGCCGGACCATGGGTGACCCGCTGGACCTGTGGGCAGGCAGCACGTTGCGCCAGGACCTGCCGGTCTTCGGTGCGGACGGCACCTACTCGATCGTGCTGGCGCCCAACGACGAGGAGTCGGGTTCGGTGCGGGTCACGGCCTCGCACGAGCTGACCGGGGACCAGCTCACCAGGGACGGCACCGGTGTGCCGTTCACCGTCGCCTCCGCCCAGCAGGCCACCGAGATGCCCTTCACCGCCACGGCAGGCGAATGGCTGAGCCTCGGGCTGACCGACCTCAGCATGCCGGGGCACACCTTCAGCGTCACGGTCACCGACCCGGACGGCAGCACCTTCACCTGGGAACACTCGCTGACCCAGTACACGCCGACCATGGTGTTCCTGCCCGAGCAGACCGGCACGCACACCCTGTCCGTGACCTTCGGCCCCGGCCAGCTGGGCTTCGGGAAGGTCTGGCTGTCCAGGGTGATCGAGGCCGGCGAGCTGGCGGTGGACGGTCCTGGCGTCCTGATGCGGATCAACCGGCCCGGCCAGTCCGTGCGGATGCCGTTCACCGGGTCGGCGGGAACCCCGCTGCGGTTCGCCAGCACCGAGAACACCCTGCGGGAGAACGGAAGGCCCGGCTACCCCACTGGAATCCTTGTCGAGCCGGACGGCAACCAGGTCGAGCTGCGCACCGGAACACAGGAGATCCGGCACATCCCGGTCCGCAAGGACGGCGAGCACAACCTGTTCATGAGCGGCTGGGAAGCCGTCGGCACGGCGAAGGGCTACCTCACCACCGAGACCGAGGCGGGCGATCTGCCGATCAACGCCACGACCGAGGTCACCATCGACCGCCCCGGCCGGGCCGCGTGGTTCGACTACGACGGCGTCGAGGGCAGGCCGCTGCGGCTGGTCACCCACGACAAGAGCCTGCCGGGCGCGCTCAACGTGAAGGTCTACCGGGGCTCCAACGGCAGGCTGGTGGCCAGCTCCCGGGACGGCGACCTGGACATCGACGCCCTGCCGGAGACCGGGACATACCGCATCCACCTCGCCCCGGAGTACGCGACCACCGGGACGGCGAGGATCGCGGCGTCCGAGCCGCTGGACCTCGGCAGCATCGCGATCGACGGGCCCGTGCTGAACCCGTCCGCGACCGTGCCGGGGCAGCGGCTGACCGGGACGTTCACGGCGCAGACTGGGCAGCGCCTCAGCCTCGGCTTCTCCTCAACGGACTTCCCGTTCCTGAAACCGAAGATAGTCAAACCGGACGGCGAGAACCTCGGCTACTACCTGTCGCTGCACGTGGCTGATGGCAACGGGCTGGACCTCGAGCTGCCGGATACCGGGGAGTACCGGATCCTGCTCGAACCGCAGACCGGTTCGGCCGGACCCGCCGCGGGTGCGCTGTCGGTGGCGCTGTCCGGCGAGGCGGACGGCGGCGAGGTCGAGATCGGTGGTCCGGCACAGACGATCACCATCGACAGGATCGCGCAGAACGGGAAGGTGACCTTCGACGGCACCGCGGGCGAGGTGCTGCAGGTCGAGATCACCAGGAACTTCCCGGACAACCTCGGCGCGTACTACAGCCTGGTCGCGCCGGACGAGACGATCGACCCGGACCACTGGTGGATGTCCTTCGACCGGTTCAAGCTGCCTGAGCTGACCCAGACCGGGACGCACACCCTGGTCTTCGATCCGGACGGCGCGGTCACCGGCTCGATGACCGTGGCACTGAGCAGGACGAACACCCCGGCGGCCGCGGCAGGGCAGCAGCGGATCGACCCTGCGGAGCCGGTCACCCAGGACTGCCCCGCGGCGGAACGGGCACCGGAACGGGCCAAGCCCGCGGCGGCGCCACAGGGCTCAGCACCCGCACCGCCGCCACAGGAGCCGGAGTTCGAGCAGCAGCGGGACTCCTCCTGCACCCCGGCCGGTGGGTGGCGGCCGGACGCCGCGAACCTGGACGGCGTCGACTGGGAGACCCGGTACGACCCGAAACCCACCCGGGACCGCCCGGTGCAGGTGCCTGCCGGGTTCACCGGCGTGGTGGGCAAGGTGCAGTCCACCGCGGGCCGGCCGCTGGCCGGGGTCACCGTCGGGGTGGACGACAACCGGGTCACCACCGACGCGGAGGGCAAGTTCGCACTGGCCGACCTGCCCGGTGACCACGTGGCCCTGCGGGTGGACGGGCGCACCGCGAGCAACACCGGGGGCCGGACGTTCGGCTCCTTCGACATCGGCGTGGACATCGAGCCAGGCCAGGTGCTGGTGCTGCCGTACACGGTGTTCCTTCCGGAGATCGACACCGCGGCGACGGTGCGGGTCCCCAGCCCCACAACCAAGGAGACGGTACTCACCACAAAGGACATTCCGGGGCTCGAGGTCCGGCTCCCCGCCGGCACCGTCGTCCGCGACTCGGACGGCAACGTGGCAAGGGAGCTGAGCCTCACCCCGATCCCGGTCGACCGGCCGCCGTTCCCGCTGCCGCCGACCAAGGTGCCGGTGTACTTCACCGTGCAACCCGGTGGGGGCTACCTGTTCCCCGAGGGCGCCACCATCGTCTACCCGAACTACACCAAGGAGGCGCCGGGAACCCGAACCCAGTTCTGGAACTACGACCCGGACGGCAAGGGCTGGCACGTCTACGGCCACGGCACGGTGTCGCCGGACGGCACCCAGATCGTGCCGGACGATGACGTCAAGTTCTACCGGCTGACCGGCGCGATGACCGCCGTGCCGGGGCGGAACCCGCCACCGTCCGCGCCGAAGCCGAACGGGACGCGGGTCGGCGACCCGGTGGACCCGGCCACCGGCCTGCTGGTGGACGAGGCGGTCGACATGGTCGTCGACGACATCATGCCGATCGAGATCAAACGCACCTACCAGCAGGGCGACGTCGATGTGCGCGAGTTCGGCGTGGGGACCAACTTCGACTACGGCGTGTTCCCCTGGTCGCCCGGCGAGATCGGCAACTTCGATTTCCAGCAGTTCGACCTGGTGCGGTCGGATGGCAGCAGGATCCATTACCAGCGGACCTCGCCGGGGAAGGACTACGCGGGTGCGGTGTTCGAGGCCGACCCCACCCCGACGAAGTTCCACGGCTCCACCGTGCGCTGGGTCGACAGCGGCTGGGAGGTCGAGCTTCGCGACGGGACCGTGATGTTCCTCGGCGAGGAGGCGCCGCTACAGGAGATCCGGGACAAGTACGGCAACACCACCACCATCACCAGGGCACCCGCGCCACCGGGAACGGACGGCAAGGTAAGGGCGAACGGCCCGATCACCCAGATCACCTCGCCGAGCGGCCGGTGGGTGCGGTTCAGCTACGACGAGGCGAACCCGCCCCGGGTCAAGTCCATTGAGGACAACCTGGGGCGGCGGGTCAGCTACACCTATGAGGCGACCGGACACCTGAAGACGGTGACCGACGTCCGCGGCGGAGTGACCCGCTACACCTGGAACGACGAGGGGCTGCTGGAGAGCATCACCGACCCGCGGGGAACGCGTTACCTGCTCAACGAGTATGACGAGAAGGGCAGGGTGCAGCGGCAGACCGACGCGCACGGCGAGGTCACCACGTTCGACTACGTCGAGTCGGGCGACGCGATCGTCGAGACGAAGGTCACCGACCCGCGTGGCAACGTGCGCCGGTTCACCTTCAACGAGCACGGTTCGGTGCTCACCGACACCAAGGCCTTCGGCACCGAACGCGCGGCGACGACCAGCTACGAGTACGAGGACAACGGCGTGCGCCGCACGGCGGTGACCGATCCGCTGGGGCGCAGGACCACACTCGCCTACGACGAGAACGGTTTCGTCCGGGAAACGACCGTGCTGGTGGGGACGCCGCAGGCGCGGACGAAGAAGTGGGAACGCAACGGCCCGCATGCCGAGCTGACCAAGTACACCGACAGCTACGGCAAGGATACGGTGTACGACCTCGACGGGCGGGGCGCGGTCGAGTCGGTGACGGATCCGGAGAACCGGACCACCACGTACGAGACCAACGCGAAGGGGCTGGTCACCAAGACCACGGACCCCGCGGGTGGGTCCACCACCGTCGAGTACGCGGGTTCGGACCCGGTGCGGGTCACCGATCCACTCGGCCGGGTCACCGAGACCGGCTTCGACGTGCTGGGCAGGCCGGTCACGGGTACCGATCCACGCAGGGCCGTCACCGAGACCGGCTACACCGCGGCCAGTGAGGTCGCCTCGGTGACCGATCCGCTCGGGCGCACCATCTCCTACGCGTACGACCCCAACGGCAACCGGAGCAAGGTCACCGGCCCGCGGGGCGGGCAGACCGTCTTCGGGTACGACCTGATGGACCGGCTGGAGAAGGTCACCGACCCACTCGGCAAGTCCGAGACGGCGAGCTACGACGCGAACGGCAACCTGACCAAGCGCACCAGCCGCCGGGGTGTGGTCACCGAGCACGACTACGACGAGCTGGATCGCAGGGTCGAGAGCCGGTTCGGCACCGAGAGCAGCACCACCTTCGGCTACGACCTCGGTAACCGGCTCGTCCGGACCGAGGACTCGGCGGCCGGGGTGGCCACCACCGAGTACGACGGCCTTGACCGGGTCACCGCGGAGACCACCACGCACGGTGGCGTGACCTACGAGTACGACACCGCGGCGCGCGGCCGGACCATGACCGTGCCCGGCCGGGACCCGGTCCGGCACGTCTACGACGCCACCGGCGCGCTGTCGCAGGTGCGGCAGGGCGATACCACGGTGACCACGGTCAGCCGCGACGCGGCGGGGCGCCCGCTCCGGGTCGGCGCGCCCGGCGAGGGGGTGTCGCAGAGCTACGCCTACGACGACGCGGGCCAGGTCACCTCGATCAGCTACCGTTCCGGCGACGCCGTGCTGGGTGAGCTGTCCTACGCCTATGACCCGGCGGGTCAGCCGGTCCGCACCGGCGGCAGCTACTCCCGCGCGATGCTGCCGGAGCCGTTCGGGCCCGCCACCTACGACAAGGCGAACCGGGTCCGCACGATCGGTGCCACCCCGGTCAGCCACGACGCGGACGGCAACCTGATCTCGGACGGGACGTCGACCTACACCTGGGACGCCCGTGGCAGGCTGGCCGGGCTGACCGGCCAGGGCACGGAGGCCAGCTTCTCCTACGCCGCCGACGGCCGCAGGC